In one window of Flavobacterium ginsengisoli DNA:
- a CDS encoding sulfatase-like hydrolase/transferase: MESKYKFIGLAFLISMNVVNAQQSNSWPDRTVLPIEPYQKVGKIAPTIKDSDPIEWPKEISAPNGAPNVLLIMIDDVGYGATSTFGGPVPTPVFDNLAKNGLTYNRFHTTAVCSSSRAALITGRNHHTAATGIIMEFSTPYPGYNSLVPRSVASIGKILTDNGYGTSWFGKNHNVPDWQTSPAGPFNLWPTGLGFEYFYGFLGADAHQFRPALMENTKPVDPYIVDGKVDENYILDKDLANKAINWIQTQKSVSPNKPFFVYYTPGTAHAPHQAPKEWIEKFKGKFDYGFEKTTPDDL; this comes from the coding sequence ATGGAATCTAAGTATAAATTTATCGGACTGGCTTTTCTAATTTCAATGAATGTAGTCAATGCGCAGCAGTCAAATTCATGGCCAGACAGAACAGTACTGCCAATTGAGCCTTATCAGAAAGTTGGCAAAATTGCACCAACCATTAAAGATTCTGATCCAATCGAATGGCCAAAAGAAATTAGTGCTCCCAATGGAGCGCCAAATGTTTTACTAATTATGATTGATGATGTAGGTTATGGTGCAACTTCTACTTTTGGAGGTCCGGTACCAACTCCCGTCTTCGATAATTTAGCAAAAAATGGGTTAACTTATAATCGTTTTCACACCACAGCAGTCTGTTCATCTTCAAGAGCGGCTTTAATTACAGGAAGAAATCATCATACGGCAGCAACAGGTATTATTATGGAGTTTTCTACACCATATCCGGGATACAATAGTTTAGTGCCGAGAAGTGTGGCATCAATTGGAAAAATCCTGACCGATAATGGTTACGGAACTTCATGGTTTGGTAAAAACCATAATGTTCCAGATTGGCAGACCAGTCCAGCAGGACCATTCAATTTATGGCCTACTGGTTTAGGATTTGAATATTTCTATGGTTTTTTAGGAGCTGATGCGCACCAGTTTAGACCTGCTCTTATGGAGAATACAAAACCTGTAGATCCTTATATTGTTGATGGAAAAGTAGACGAAAACTATATTTTGGACAAAGATTTAGCCAACAAAGCAATTAATTGGATTCAGACTCAAAAATCAGTATCACCAAATAAACCTTTCTTTGTTTATTACACGCCCGGAACAGCTCACGCTCCGCATCAGGCACCAAAAGAATGGATTGAAAAGTTTAAAGGCAAATTTGATTATGGTTTTGAAAAAACAACGCCAGATGACCTTTGA
- a CDS encoding sulfatase-like hydrolase/transferase, whose amino-acid sequence MPAQLAYSDYQIGRVIQSIKDMGELDNTLIIYIMGDNGASAEDPTGHGLTSEIGIMVNGEVDTEEFMLKNLDDFGGPWMAEHYSQSWAHAMNTPYQWDKKIASHLGGSRTGMVISWPAKIKQTGQIRSQFTHITDIVPTILEAASLPVPKSVDGFVQEPMAGTSIEYTFDNAKAPEKHSTQYFEIIGNRAIYKDGWIASTTPKILPWEGNHPASKDPVNDYKWELYNLNADFSQTNDIAAKNPQKLKELQDVFNKEASKYEVYPLDDRYIERLNPENRPNFNKGRNEFVFHEGTSRITEGMAPNMKNTSYSIKADIEVKSGDEGMIITQGGYFGGTAFMLLKGKPTFTYAFSHYPDHKWTIQSPTPLTAGKHTLVMNFDYAGGGAGKVAKVTILVDGKEVAKGDIPQTVPKRFSSDETLDVGEDFGTPVIRDYEVPFKFQGKIDKVTVNLKS is encoded by the coding sequence ATGCCAGCTCAATTAGCTTACAGCGATTATCAGATAGGAAGAGTGATCCAGTCCATAAAAGATATGGGTGAACTTGATAATACTTTAATCATTTATATTATGGGTGATAACGGAGCCAGTGCTGAAGATCCTACTGGTCATGGGCTTACCAGCGAAATAGGAATTATGGTTAATGGTGAAGTAGACACAGAAGAATTTATGCTAAAAAACTTAGACGATTTTGGAGGTCCTTGGATGGCTGAACATTATTCGCAAAGTTGGGCACATGCAATGAACACACCTTATCAGTGGGATAAAAAAATTGCTTCACATTTAGGCGGTAGCCGTACAGGAATGGTTATTTCATGGCCTGCAAAAATTAAACAGACAGGACAAATTCGCAGTCAGTTTACTCATATTACAGATATAGTGCCTACAATTTTGGAAGCAGCGAGTCTTCCAGTTCCAAAAAGTGTTGACGGTTTTGTACAAGAGCCTATGGCAGGAACAAGCATCGAATATACTTTTGATAATGCAAAAGCTCCAGAAAAGCATTCTACACAATATTTTGAAATTATAGGAAACAGAGCAATTTACAAAGACGGCTGGATTGCCAGCACAACGCCAAAAATACTGCCATGGGAAGGAAATCATCCTGCATCAAAAGATCCTGTAAATGATTATAAATGGGAACTTTATAATCTAAATGCCGATTTTTCTCAAACTAATGATATTGCGGCTAAAAATCCGCAGAAATTAAAAGAATTACAGGATGTATTTAATAAAGAAGCTTCTAAATACGAAGTTTATCCGTTAGATGATCGATACATTGAAAGGCTTAATCCCGAAAACAGACCTAATTTTAATAAAGGAAGAAATGAATTTGTTTTTCATGAAGGAACATCTCGTATTACAGAAGGTATGGCTCCAAATATGAAAAATACTTCCTACAGCATAAAAGCAGATATTGAAGTGAAATCTGGTGATGAAGGAATGATTATTACACAAGGAGGTTATTTTGGAGGAACCGCATTCATGCTTTTAAAAGGAAAACCAACTTTCACATACGCTTTTTCTCATTATCCAGATCATAAATGGACCATACAATCTCCAACTCCTTTAACAGCAGGTAAACATACCCTTGTTATGAATTTTGATTATGCTGGCGGCGGAGCAGGTAAAGTCGCCAAAGTAACCATATTGGTAGATGGCAAAGAAGTCGCAAAAGGAGATATTCCTCAAACTGTTCCAAAAAGATTTTCATCAGACGAAACATTAGATGTTGGCGAAGATTTTGGAACTCCTGTAATCAGAGATTATGAAGTGCCGTTTAAATTTCAAGGTAAAATAGATAAAGTTACGGTGAATTTAAAATCTTAA
- a CDS encoding sulfatase-like hydrolase/transferase, with protein MTGRIPARSGLTRPTLTGENPKVNPWTSENTTAKLLSQNGYKTALSGKWHLGESKGSLPNDVGYDEWLGFGSVQSEYAQFVNEWIYPDLINKPERLATMKKLVDQNILTGKKGGENKIVRPISTIEELSKVDQVFANYSEDFIRRSVKEDKPFYLIHSFSKVHNDNYVSEGYKGKSPAAFPYKDAVVEVDDIVGRLMKLLQDLKIDENTLVFITSDNGPNEDVWPDSGYTPFRGGKGTTWEGGVRVPGIAYWKGMIAPGRISDGLFDICDMFNTSLSATGVLDKIPSSNYIDGVDQLSFFLSDKGVSNRNAVFMYSETKFMAVRWQEYKMHMNVFNTSGLRKNIDQSTIEGVGMSPWVYNLYTDPKEQLSTGHRFFEWGIPGVMQLIATHLATYQKYPMKDIGLKKPGAE; from the coding sequence ATGACCGGAAGAATCCCAGCAAGATCAGGATTGACACGACCAACTTTAACAGGTGAAAATCCTAAAGTAAATCCATGGACTTCTGAAAATACAACTGCAAAATTACTTTCACAAAATGGTTATAAAACCGCTCTTTCAGGAAAATGGCATTTAGGCGAAAGCAAAGGAAGTCTTCCTAACGATGTTGGTTATGATGAATGGCTTGGTTTTGGTTCTGTTCAGTCAGAATATGCGCAGTTTGTCAACGAATGGATTTACCCTGATTTGATCAATAAGCCAGAACGATTGGCGACAATGAAAAAACTGGTTGATCAGAATATCTTAACAGGTAAAAAAGGTGGCGAAAATAAAATTGTGCGACCAATTTCTACTATTGAAGAGCTATCAAAAGTAGATCAAGTTTTTGCTAATTACAGTGAAGATTTCATCAGACGTTCGGTTAAAGAAGATAAACCTTTTTATTTGATTCATTCTTTTTCTAAAGTGCACAATGACAATTACGTATCTGAAGGTTATAAAGGAAAAAGTCCAGCAGCTTTTCCATATAAAGACGCTGTAGTAGAAGTTGATGATATTGTTGGCCGATTAATGAAACTTTTGCAAGACTTAAAAATAGATGAAAACACATTAGTTTTCATTACTTCAGATAATGGACCAAATGAGGATGTTTGGCCAGATAGCGGTTATACTCCGTTTAGAGGAGGAAAAGGAACAACTTGGGAAGGCGGAGTGCGAGTACCGGGAATTGCTTATTGGAAAGGTATGATAGCTCCGGGACGCATAAGCGATGGATTATTTGATATTTGCGATATGTTCAATACTTCTCTTTCAGCAACAGGAGTTTTAGATAAAATTCCTTCATCCAATTATATTGATGGAGTAGATCAGTTATCGTTTTTTCTGTCAGACAAAGGAGTGTCGAATCGAAATGCTGTTTTTATGTATTCAGAAACTAAATTCATGGCTGTACGCTGGCAGGAATACAAAATGCACATGAATGTTTTTAACACTTCGGGACTTAGAAAAAACATTGACCAATCTACAATTGAAGGAGTTGGTATGAGTCCTTGGGTATATAATTTGTACACAGATCCAAAAGAACAATTAAGTACAGGACATCGTTTTTTTGAGTGGGGAATTCCTGGCGTCATGCAATTAATCGCTACACATCTTGCTACTTATCAAAAATATCCAATGAAAGATATTGGTCTTAAAAAGCCAGGTGCTGAGTAA
- a CDS encoding cation:proton antiporter: MAELAGIESIIGAFFAGLALNKLIPHTSSLMNRVEFVGNAIFIPFFLISVGMLIDFNAFIQSWETLWVASIMLVASIGGKYVATILTKKTFRLTNDEGQLIFGLSSASAAATLASVMVGYNIIIGENDAGEPIRLLNEHVLNGSILLILVSCTISSFVSMASAQRIAQAEKDNTVSGDSKEKENILLAVNHEATVEKMVNLGLMVKTASNKQLYAVNVINEDANESSEKNAERILESAIKAASAADVELHPITRHDNDTAGGISNVIKEKDITDLIVGLEGGKGFSASFVYNLYNGYLRNKNINLMVYHAVQPAATIKRYLVFIPADAELDAGFFHSMLRIWNIGRNSGAKMSFYGKEKTLNILKRIAKKASIEATFDVFENWEDAQQTALTIEENEGLIIMMGDRGMHSYFSRMRDIPDLLNLKFRNNNYMLIYPFSKTTSNNTEKRSVSSHDDFAEIGKAIRNIFK, translated from the coding sequence TTGGCTGAATTGGCAGGAATCGAATCGATCATTGGAGCTTTTTTTGCTGGATTGGCCTTAAATAAATTAATTCCGCATACATCATCACTAATGAACAGGGTTGAGTTTGTCGGAAACGCCATTTTTATTCCTTTCTTCCTAATCAGTGTGGGAATGCTGATTGATTTTAATGCGTTTATTCAAAGTTGGGAGACCTTGTGGGTAGCGTCAATTATGTTGGTGGCATCAATAGGAGGAAAATATGTCGCGACTATTCTGACGAAAAAAACATTTAGACTAACAAATGATGAAGGACAGCTAATTTTTGGACTGAGTTCGGCATCAGCGGCAGCGACATTGGCTTCTGTTATGGTTGGTTATAATATAATTATTGGCGAAAATGATGCGGGTGAACCTATAAGACTTTTAAACGAACATGTACTTAACGGCAGTATTCTTCTTATCTTGGTTTCGTGTACCATATCATCGTTTGTTTCTATGGCGAGTGCGCAGCGTATTGCACAAGCAGAAAAAGATAATACAGTATCGGGCGATAGTAAAGAGAAGGAAAATATACTGCTTGCTGTGAACCATGAAGCTACAGTAGAAAAAATGGTGAATCTTGGCTTGATGGTAAAAACGGCATCCAATAAACAGCTTTATGCGGTAAATGTGATTAATGAAGACGCCAATGAATCTTCTGAAAAAAATGCAGAAAGAATATTAGAAAGCGCGATAAAAGCCGCTTCGGCTGCCGATGTAGAACTGCATCCAATTACACGCCACGATAATGATACAGCTGGCGGAATAAGCAATGTGATAAAAGAAAAAGATATTACCGATCTTATTGTAGGTCTAGAAGGCGGAAAAGGCTTTTCGGCTTCATTTGTATACAATTTGTATAATGGTTATCTGCGAAATAAAAATATCAATTTAATGGTCTATCATGCGGTTCAGCCAGCAGCGACTATTAAAAGATATTTGGTTTTTATTCCAGCAGATGCCGAATTGGATGCAGGATTTTTTCATTCGATGTTGAGAATTTGGAATATTGGCCGTAATTCTGGAGCCAAAATGAGTTTCTATGGAAAGGAAAAAACACTAAATATCTTAAAACGAATCGCTAAAAAAGCCTCTATAGAAGCAACATTTGATGTTTTTGAAAATTGGGAAGATGCCCAGCAAACCGCTCTGACTATTGAAGAAAATGAAGGATTAATTATTATGATGGGAGATAGGGGAATGCACTCGTATTTTTCGCGAATGCGAGATATTCCAGATCTTTTAAATCTGAAATTCAGAAATAACAACTACATGCTCATCTATCCTTTTTCTAAAACTACCTCAAACAATACCGAAAAAAGATCAGTAAGCAGTCATGATGATTTTGCTGAAATCGGAAAAGCGATAAGAAATATTTTTAAATAA
- a CDS encoding arylsulfatase, whose translation MPKEATTVAEVLKDYGYSTSAFGKWHNTPANQTTVAGPFDYWPVNYGFQHFYGFLAGETSQYEPRLINDFTPVEPPKDEKYHLTTDLADHAIEWMKQHKSYAADKPFLLYFAPGAGHAPHHIFKEWADKYKGKFDDGWDAYREKVFKRQKELGWIPKNAVLTARDKTMASWESIPKSERAFQIRMMEVFAGYVEHADHEVGRVLDALEANGQKDNTIVFFIWGDNGSSAEGQNGSISELLAQNGVSNTIQQQLEALDKLGGLDAIGGPLLENNYHAAWAWAGNTPFKHTKLVASHFGGTQNAMVVRWPKMIKPDSTPRSQFHHINDIVPTIYDILNIKAPKVVNGFEQMPLDGVSFKYTFNDAKAKEVSKVQFFDNNGSRGVYKDGWYACTFGPLYPWIPAQKGLAEWDSTKDVWELYNIKEDFTQYYDLATKNPQKLKELQEIFNEEAKKNKDYPIGAGIWLRIHPEDVIKAPYTSWSFDETTKRMPEFSAPGLGKKSNKVVADVEIKENASGVLYALGGSGGGVTLFMDNGKLVYEYNMLIIERYNVESSEKIPAGKHKIEVLTTIAKPGAPADIVITVDGKEYAKGQVKRTVPVVFTASETFDVGEDLGGPVSIRYYKKAPFKFEGKINSVKVNLL comes from the coding sequence ATTCCCAAAGAAGCGACTACCGTTGCCGAAGTCTTAAAAGATTATGGTTACAGCACTTCTGCTTTCGGAAAATGGCACAATACGCCAGCAAACCAGACAACGGTTGCGGGACCTTTTGATTACTGGCCAGTCAATTACGGATTTCAGCATTTTTACGGATTTTTGGCTGGAGAAACTTCACAATACGAACCAAGATTAATCAATGATTTTACACCAGTAGAACCTCCAAAAGACGAAAAATACCATCTAACAACCGATTTGGCAGATCATGCAATAGAATGGATGAAACAGCATAAATCGTATGCAGCAGACAAACCTTTTCTGTTGTATTTCGCTCCAGGTGCTGGGCATGCGCCACATCATATTTTTAAAGAATGGGCAGACAAATACAAAGGAAAGTTTGATGATGGTTGGGATGCTTATCGCGAAAAAGTATTTAAACGCCAGAAAGAATTAGGATGGATTCCGAAAAACGCGGTGCTGACAGCGAGAGATAAAACAATGGCTTCATGGGAAAGTATTCCGAAGTCTGAAAGAGCATTTCAAATTCGTATGATGGAAGTATTTGCAGGATATGTAGAACACGCTGATCATGAAGTTGGTCGTGTTTTGGATGCGCTTGAAGCGAATGGGCAAAAGGACAATACCATCGTATTTTTTATTTGGGGAGATAATGGTTCGAGTGCCGAAGGGCAAAATGGTTCTATAAGTGAATTATTGGCTCAGAACGGCGTTTCAAATACCATTCAGCAGCAGCTTGAAGCTTTGGATAAACTTGGCGGATTGGATGCCATTGGCGGCCCTCTTTTAGAGAATAATTATCATGCCGCTTGGGCTTGGGCAGGAAATACGCCTTTTAAACATACCAAATTAGTGGCTTCTCATTTTGGCGGAACACAAAATGCAATGGTGGTGCGTTGGCCAAAAATGATTAAACCCGACAGCACGCCTAGAAGTCAGTTTCATCATATAAACGATATTGTGCCTACTATTTATGATATTTTGAATATAAAAGCGCCAAAAGTGGTAAATGGTTTTGAGCAGATGCCCCTCGATGGAGTAAGTTTTAAATATACTTTTAATGATGCTAAAGCAAAAGAAGTATCCAAAGTTCAGTTTTTTGATAATAATGGAAGCCGAGGAGTTTACAAAGATGGCTGGTATGCCTGTACTTTTGGACCTTTATATCCGTGGATTCCTGCTCAGAAAGGTTTAGCCGAATGGGATTCTACCAAAGATGTTTGGGAACTGTACAACATTAAAGAGGATTTTACACAGTATTATGATTTGGCGACTAAGAATCCGCAGAAGTTAAAAGAGCTTCAGGAAATCTTTAATGAAGAAGCCAAAAAGAACAAAGATTACCCAATTGGTGCTGGAATCTGGCTTCGCATTCATCCCGAAGATGTTATTAAAGCACCATATACTTCATGGAGTTTTGATGAAACAACCAAAAGAATGCCCGAGTTTAGCGCGCCAGGTTTAGGCAAAAAAAGCAATAAAGTTGTTGCCGATGTTGAAATTAAAGAAAATGCTTCGGGAGTTTTATATGCGCTTGGAGGTTCTGGTGGCGGTGTGACTTTGTTTATGGATAACGGAAAATTAGTTTACGAATATAATATGCTGATTATTGAACGCTATAATGTTGAATCTTCTGAAAAAATTCCCGCAGGAAAACATAAAATAGAGGTTTTAACGACTATTGCAAAACCAGGTGCTCCAGCCGATATTGTAATTACGGTCGACGGAAAAGAATATGCTAAAGGGCAAGTTAAACGTACTGTTCCTGTAGTATTTACCGCAAGCGAAACTTTTGATGTCGGCGAAGATTTAGGAGGGCCAGTTTCTATTCGTTACTATAAAAAAGCGCCTTTTAAATTTGAAGGAAAAATAAATAGCGTGAAAGTAAATTTATTATAA
- a CDS encoding cation:proton antiporter, translating into MLLSIHHITFPIEDPLLKYLIEIIIILCIPLLLNKIKVPHLLGLIIAGALIGPNGFGVLSRDSSVVVTGTTGLLYIMFLAGLEIDMADFKKNKWKSIIFSIFTFAVPFALGLLGGYYLLHFSLLTSILFASLFSSHTLIVYPMVSGLGIAKNLAVNITVGGTMITDVLSLLVLAAIVGMSQGEVGTAFWVKLSVSMVVFALIVLLIFPIIARWFFKTVDDKISQYLFVLVMIYLASTFG; encoded by the coding sequence ATGCTACTGAGTATACATCATATCACATTTCCTATCGAAGATCCTCTTTTAAAGTATCTTATCGAAATTATCATTATTTTATGCATTCCGCTTTTATTGAACAAAATAAAGGTGCCACATTTGCTCGGTCTTATTATTGCTGGTGCTCTTATTGGTCCAAATGGATTTGGAGTGCTTTCCAGAGACAGCAGTGTTGTGGTTACAGGAACTACAGGTCTTTTGTATATCATGTTTCTAGCAGGTCTGGAAATTGATATGGCCGATTTTAAAAAGAATAAATGGAAGAGTATTATCTTTTCGATTTTCACTTTTGCCGTTCCGTTTGCTTTAGGACTTTTAGGCGGTTATTATTTACTTCATTTTTCATTGCTTACTTCAATTTTGTTTGCCAGTCTTTTTTCGTCGCACACTTTAATTGTGTACCCAATGGTAAGTGGTTTGGGAATTGCTAAAAACCTCGCTGTAAATATTACAGTAGGCGGAACGATGATTACCGATGTACTTTCGCTTTTGGTTTTAGCCGCTATTGTTGGAATGTCGCAGGGAGAAGTCGGAACAGCTTTTTGGGTAAAATTATCCGTTTCAATGGTTGTCTTTGCTTTAATTGTACTGCTCATTTTTCCGATAATTGCTAGATGGTTTTTTAAAACTGTAGATGACAAAATCTCGCAATATCTTTTTGTATTGGTTATGATTTATCTGGCAAGCACTTTTGGCTGA
- a CDS encoding arylsulfatase: MKTAKYSKIIFFLSIIFLASISVNAQDVLPFPPAPSASQAGVTIETSSYKKRTEPKHLPENAPNILIILMDDAGPGAPSTYGGEINTPTLSRVANTGISYNRFHSTAMCSPTRASLLTGRNHTRVGNGQIAAIANDFDGFSGTIPKSSATLAEILKDYGYNTAAFGKWHNTPEEQITSKGPFDYWPTGYGFEYFYGFLAGEASQYEPTLVRNTSYVEHPKTSGGHDYYHLSEDLADDAILWLTEQKAYAPEKPFFVYWAPGSAHGPHHVMKEWADKYKGKFDDGWDAYRERVFKRQKESGWIPQNTLLTPRAESMTSWANIPEAEKPFQRRLMEIWAGFAEHADFNAGRVIDEIEKLGELDNTIIIYIWGDNGSSAEGLNGTISEQLAQNAIPTKIEQHITALNELGGLDVLGGPKTDNMFNAGWAWATSTPYQGTKLQGAYFGGTRQPMAISWPKGIKHDKTPRSQFHHVIDIAPTIYEIDKIPAPKVVNGFAQDELDGVSMVYTFTDPKAKGMRHTQFFDIMASRGIYQDGWFASARGPREPWVGGILKGIKQWSPLTDTWQLYNLDQDWSQAVDLAAKEPKKLEEMKALFLTESAKNKNLPIGGGLWSTALYHPEDAPSSPLTEWTFDSPIKGMPESATPKLGKVSKTVTMDVEVPDNANGVLYALAGFSGGVACYVKDGYLNYEFNLFEIQRTKIKSKDKLPKGKVKIEVESKLVDKIGGSMNVTLKVNGSTVGQGTVPTAMSLHFTSNATFDIGTDLDSPVSLDYFDQAPFSFNGKIGKTKIVYAKKS; the protein is encoded by the coding sequence ATGAAAACTGCAAAATATAGTAAGATAATTTTCTTTTTAAGTATTATTTTTTTAGCCTCAATTTCTGTAAATGCGCAGGATGTATTACCATTTCCTCCAGCTCCTTCTGCTTCTCAGGCTGGAGTGACAATTGAAACATCGAGTTATAAAAAAAGAACAGAACCCAAACACCTGCCTGAAAATGCGCCTAATATTTTAATAATATTAATGGATGATGCAGGACCAGGAGCTCCTTCGACTTACGGGGGAGAAATAAACACGCCAACATTATCCAGAGTTGCCAATACAGGAATTTCATACAATCGTTTTCATTCAACAGCCATGTGTTCGCCAACGCGTGCTTCTTTGCTTACAGGACGTAATCATACTCGTGTAGGAAACGGTCAGATTGCCGCTATTGCGAATGATTTTGATGGTTTTAGTGGTACAATTCCCAAAAGCTCAGCAACATTAGCCGAGATATTAAAAGACTATGGCTATAATACCGCAGCATTTGGAAAATGGCATAATACTCCCGAAGAACAAATCACATCAAAAGGGCCTTTTGACTATTGGCCAACAGGTTATGGGTTTGAATATTTTTACGGATTCTTGGCAGGAGAAGCTTCACAATATGAACCTACTTTGGTACGAAATACAAGTTATGTAGAACATCCAAAAACATCAGGCGGGCATGATTATTACCATTTATCAGAAGATCTGGCTGACGATGCAATTTTGTGGCTGACAGAACAAAAAGCTTACGCTCCAGAAAAACCTTTTTTTGTGTATTGGGCGCCTGGATCGGCTCATGGTCCGCATCATGTTATGAAAGAATGGGCAGACAAATACAAAGGCAAATTTGATGATGGGTGGGACGCTTACCGCGAAAGAGTATTCAAACGTCAAAAAGAATCGGGATGGATTCCGCAGAATACATTGCTTACGCCAAGAGCAGAATCGATGACATCATGGGCAAATATTCCAGAAGCAGAAAAACCTTTTCAGCGACGACTTATGGAAATCTGGGCTGGTTTTGCAGAACATGCCGATTTCAATGCAGGAAGAGTTATCGACGAAATCGAAAAACTCGGAGAACTTGACAATACGATTATCATTTATATCTGGGGAGACAATGGTTCATCTGCAGAGGGTTTAAATGGCACAATCAGCGAGCAATTGGCACAAAATGCAATTCCGACAAAAATAGAACAGCATATTACCGCTTTAAATGAATTGGGAGGTTTAGATGTTTTAGGCGGACCAAAAACCGATAATATGTTCAATGCAGGATGGGCGTGGGCGACAAGCACTCCGTATCAAGGAACAAAATTGCAGGGCGCTTATTTTGGAGGAACTCGTCAGCCAATGGCTATTTCATGGCCAAAAGGAATTAAACACGACAAAACGCCTAGATCGCAGTTTCATCACGTAATTGATATTGCACCAACGATATACGAAATTGATAAGATTCCTGCGCCAAAAGTAGTGAATGGTTTTGCGCAAGATGAGTTAGACGGAGTAAGTATGGTGTACACTTTTACTGATCCAAAAGCAAAAGGAATGCGTCATACACAGTTTTTTGATATTATGGCAAGCCGAGGCATTTATCAGGACGGATGGTTTGCAAGCGCCCGTGGGCCAAGAGAGCCGTGGGTAGGAGGAATTCTGAAAGGCATTAAACAATGGTCGCCGCTTACCGATACTTGGCAGTTATACAATCTGGATCAGGATTGGTCGCAGGCAGTCGATTTGGCGGCAAAAGAACCTAAAAAGCTGGAAGAAATGAAAGCTTTATTTTTAACAGAATCAGCCAAAAATAAAAACCTACCAATTGGTGGCGGATTATGGTCAACAGCCCTTTATCATCCAGAAGACGCACCTTCTTCTCCTTTAACCGAGTGGACTTTTGATTCACCTATAAAAGGAATGCCAGAATCAGCAACTCCGAAATTAGGAAAAGTAAGCAAGACCGTAACGATGGATGTAGAAGTTCCAGATAATGCAAATGGAGTTCTGTATGCTCTTGCAGGATTTTCGGGAGGAGTTGCGTGTTATGTAAAAGATGGTTATCTAAACTACGAATTTAATCTGTTTGAAATTCAGCGTACAAAAATCAAATCAAAAGATAAACTTCCAAAAGGTAAAGTGAAAATTGAAGTCGAGTCGAAACTAGTAGATAAAATTGGCGGTTCAATGAACGTGACATTAAAAGTCAACGGATCAACAGTTGGTCAGGGAACGGTTCCAACAGCAATGTCGCTTCATTTTACATCAAACGCCACTTTTGATATTGGAACTGATTTAGATTCGCCCGTTTCGTTAGACTATTTCGATCAGGCTCCGTTTTCATTCAATGGAAAAATAGGAAAGACAAAAATTGTTTATGCCAAGAAAAGCTAA
- a CDS encoding sulfatase-like hydrolase/transferase, giving the protein MKEYYSLKQIINLKFNCSFQNNIGSIFLLVALILSSTIKIYAQDVLPFPPVPSASVANETLAESTHKRRAQPDHLPKDAPNIIIILMDDLGFGTPSTFGGGVNTPTLTKVFKEGIAYNEFHTTSICSPSRARFINRQKPYARRKRNNCRTSRRLGWLHGNYSQRSDYRCRSLKRLWLQHFCFRKMAQYASKPDNGCGTF; this is encoded by the coding sequence ATGAAAGAATATTATAGTTTAAAGCAAATTATCAATTTAAAATTTAACTGTTCTTTCCAAAACAATATCGGCAGTATATTTTTATTAGTGGCTTTAATTTTAAGCAGTACGATAAAAATTTATGCCCAAGATGTTCTGCCTTTTCCGCCAGTTCCTAGTGCGAGTGTGGCCAACGAAACACTGGCAGAAAGCACACACAAAAGAAGAGCACAGCCAGATCATTTGCCGAAAGACGCACCAAATATCATTATCATTTTAATGGACGATTTGGGTTTTGGTACACCATCAACTTTTGGAGGCGGAGTTAATACGCCAACTTTAACCAAAGTATTTAAAGAAGGAATTGCGTATAATGAGTTTCATACCACTTCAATCTGTTCTCCAAGCCGTGCTCGCTTTATTAACAGGCAGAAACCATACGCACGTAGGAAACGGAACAATTGCAGAACGAGCCGTAGATTGGGATGGTTACACGGGAATTATTCCCAAAGAAGCGACTACCGTTGCCGAAGTCTTAAAAGATTATGGTTACAGCACTTCTGCTTTCGGAAAATGGCACAATACGCCAGCAAACCAGACAACGGTTGCGGGACCTTTTGA